The sequence GGACGCCGCACTGAATGAAGTTCTGCTCCGTGCCTCTTCGGAAGCGGCGGCTGCCCGCCGTATGCCGACCCCGTCATTTTTCGGTGAAATCAAAGACGGCTACGGAAGAAACCTGCGGATAATGACCGCTGATTCCGCCGACATCTGCTCAGGCTCAGGCGGCATACCCGTTACACTGTGTCGAAACGCAGACTGCACAGAGAAGGAAGTCTTTGACGGAGCAGCCGTTTTTGCTGTTAGCGCCGGAGAGGACGGAGTATTCACAACAATTGCAGACCAAACCGCCGTAACTGTCTACCCCGCTTCGCAGTCCAATGACGACAAAACCGGATGGACAGGCTTAAACGAAATAGCCCGGCACGCAAACTGCGGAGAGGCGTTTAAAATCGTCACGCCGCAGCTTCCTCCTGTTTACAGCGGCAGCCTCTACACCGCAGAGATTCAGTCTGTTCCCCCGGCAGAAAAATGGTGTGCGGAATCTGATCCTGAAACAGCCGCTATGCTGAATATAAGGACTGACTGCTCTGATGAATCTTCCTATACCGAAGGCAGCTCACTGTTGATCTCATCCTTCGCTGATGTGTTCAGCACGCCGTCCGTCCGTGAAGTCAAGGCTTACGCTCTCACAGGCGGGCGCAGGGCATCGGCGGTATACGCTGTGCCGTTCTATCAGGCGGGCTTCTCCCCTCCTCAGGATCATGGCTTCAGGCTCCGCACAGACAATCTGTCGATCAGCAACGCAGAGGGCGGACAGGGAGAAGGAATATCTCCCGCTGAGGACGAAAACGGAGACACAACCGGTTTTGAGGTGGAGGGAAACCCTTCCGCTAAATCTGTGTGCATGTGGATAAACAATACATTCAGCCTCAATGAGGTATTCAGGATGTATTATGAGGTCAGAACGGGCTACAGCGACAGCGATCCTCTCAGCACCGAATCCTCCTTCGGCGGCTACGGGCTGATTGTTTATCCGGCGGATCAGGCAGGGGAAAATATGAAATGCGGACTTTCCGGCTCATCCGGTCTCGGTTACGGAGGCTTAAGCTTCGACGGACTGGGCTTCGTTCTGGAAACAGACCTTTACCCCGACAGAAATCTGGATTTTTCGCTGTATCCTTCACCGAATCACCTTGCTGTTATCCCCTGCGCTTACCCTTCGGGCAGCAAAAAAATATGTCTCGGAGCTCATCTCAGCTCCGTGGTGCCTTCATGTCCGGATGATTCCGGCTGCGCCGAACCTGATTCATCATCCGTAAACTGGCTGGAGGATAAAGCGGTTCATCCGATGCGCCTTGAGATACATTCAGGCTATGCGGACGGAGCCTGCTCCTCCAAATCCGCCGATGGAGATTATATGCTTGTCAAGGCATGGACAGACTGCAAGCTCTGCTCTGAGCTTTCGTACAATTACTCCGGTGAAAAACCCTCGGTTTCCCAATGTATCCCCTCGGGCGGAGGGAGAATGAAAAGCTTCCGGCTGGGCTTCACCTTCGGAGGAGAAACTGGCTCGCTGCTCTCCTTTCAAAACATGCTGCTGTCAATCCGGTAGCGGCATGAAGCCCTGCGTGACTGTTCAGACGCTTTTCATAAAAATTATTATTAATCCTCTTGCACCCCTAAAATGAGCGGTATATGATGGAATATTGCGCTCTTTTTGCGGAGGAACTATATGAAAAAAACGCTGCTCCTTGTTTTCCTGCTTTTTTCCGCTCTCCAGATCCATGCGGGTATAACCGTAACCGAAAAACTCACCGACGGTCAGTCTGTGAGCTATTTCCAGAACGGTCTTATCGCCTCCTTCTCTGACGGAAAACTGGACACGCTGATCGATATTAGGAAAAAAACCGTCTACACGGTAGATTATGAAAGTGAAATGCTCATGTTCGGAACCTTTGACGACATGAGGGAAATGCAGAAGCTTGCCGCTGCACAGATTCAGGATATTACAAAGGATGACTACTACAAAAAGCAGCATGAGGAAATCAAAAAACTCAAGGTGAAGACCGAGCCCAAGGGCAAAGGCTCATACGCAGGATACCCCTGTGAGAAAGTGCTGCTTTCACTCCCGTCTCTCAACATCTCCACTGAGATATGCTACTCAAAACAGCTTCTGGACGAAATAGCCAAGGAAGTTGACATAGCCGCCTTCCTCAGCATAGTGAACAATGCTCCTCCATTTTTCATGAGCCCGGAGGAGGTTGTGGAAAACGAAATCACAGTGTACGCCTCCAAGGGTTTCAGCCTGTATGAGAAAACCCGCATGCCCGACTTCAGCGGCGGCACAAAGGAAGATGTTACCGAAGTGACGTCTGTTTCAAAAGGCAGTATCCCCGCTGACAGGTTCCAGCTTCCCAAAGGACTCACCACGGTGAAGATGAAGGATCTCATGACGCAGATAATCAATCAGCAGTAAAAAAACGAAAAAAAACGGGCGCGCTCCGGAAGGAGCCGCCCGTATTATGATTCTGTGCTGTCCGCAGCGGTTCGGGACTAAGCGTCCTTTCTCCTTTCCAGAGTGATGCCGTGAGAACCTAATTCTTCGAGAATAAGCTCTTCAACAACCGCAACCTTTCCCTGAAGCTCAGGGCTGAGATCGATGCCGCTTTCGAGAGATTTGGGGATTATGCCCAGAAGCTTCACGCTTTCGGGCACTTTCCCGCGCACTTCGCTGATGAGCAGAACTTCCTGCAAACCTATCTGGTGGGGAGACATCTTGGCGGGAATCTTGTTGAGTCTTATGTCATCAAGACCGTATGTACGTATCTCCCCGGGCTCACCGTCTGCATCAAGAGTGTCTATGATGATGATGTGCTCGGCTTCCTCCAGCTTATGGGTGGCAAAAATGCCCATTGTTCCGCCGTCATAGAGTTCCACGTTCGCGTGTGCCCCGAATTTTTTCTCCATGTGTTGGATCATGTGCACGCCGAAACCTTCGTCACCAAGCAAAATGTTTCCTGCACCGAATACAAGTACGTTCATATGTGCTCCGTATAAATCATTGCGGAACAAACCGCAACTTAAAAAAACGGGGCAGGCTCGTCACCTGCCCTGCTTTGTCTTTATTATCTTACTTTTATGTTTGTAAGTTCTTTTCCTTCGGGGTCGATTGAGTGCACGGCGCACGCAATGCAGGGGTCGAAGGAGTGGATTGTCCGTATCACCTCAAGGGGCTGATGGGCGTCAGCAACGGGGTTGCCTACAAGACTCGCCTCATAGGGACCTGCCTGTCCTTTTTCGTCTCTGGGACCGGCGTTCCATGTCGAAGGCACAACCGCCTGATAGTTGGCAATTTTTTTATCTTTAATAACGATCCAGTGTGAAAGTGTTCCTCTGGGAGCTTCGTGGAAGCCTACGCCTCTGTATTCTCCCATGGGCATTTCAACATGGTTCGCGTACGCAGTTTCGCCTTTTGCAAGGTTTTCAATGAGCATATCAAGGTATTTAAGTGATTTGTCAGCCATTACAACAGAGCGGATTGCTCTTGTAACGTGTCTTCCCATGGTGGACTCAAGGTCGCCCACGCTTATGCCGAGAGTTTTAACCGATGAGTTGACAAGGTCAACAACCTCTTTGTCCTTGTTGTAGTAAGATGCAAGGATCTGAGCAACGGGACCTACCTGCACAGGCTTGTCGGCGAGTCTGGGCGCTTTTGACCATGAGTATTTGCCGTTTTCGCTGAAGTCTGTGTAATTGGGCTCGGTAACGCCTTCAAAAGGATTCTTGGGCGCGCCGTCCTCGTACCACGCGTGAGCGACGGATTCGGTAACGTTATCAATAAGGTAAGCGTCCTTGTGATCTTTAAGGACTCTCATTTTATTGAACTCGCTGTTGAAAACTATTCCGCCGTTCATGTCGAACTTAGTCATTTTTTCATCAAGAGGAAATTCCGGTACAGCAAGATAGTTATTCACGCCTTTGCCGTATTTGAACCAGTCCTTGTACATAGAGCCGATAGCCACGACATCAGGAAAGAGAACTTTTTTCACGAAGTCTCTTGTTTCGGTCATGAGAACACGAAGCTGAGCGAATCTCTCCATGTTAAGCGTTGCCTGATTGTCCACGTTAACGGCAGTGGCTACACCGCCGAGGCAGAGGTTCTGTATGTGGGGGTTTTTACCGCCGAGAATAGCCACAGCCTGAGCCGCTTTTCTCTGGTAGTCAAGGGCTTTAAGGTAATGAGCAACAGCCATAAGGTTCACTTCGGGGCTGAGTTTCATTGCGGGGTGCCCCCAGTAGCCTGAGCCGAAGATGCCGAGCTTGCCTGTGGCAACGAAGCTTTTAAGCTTTTCTTTTACAGCGGCGAATTCAGTAACGCTGTTGCCGGGCCAGTCGGAAAGGCTCTGAGCTATGGCAGCGGTTTTCTTGGGGCTGGCTGAAAGAGCGGAAACAATGTCCACCCAGTCAAGAGCGGAGAGGTGATAGAAATGCACTATATGATCCTGTACGGAGTGCTGAGCTATCATCATGTTTCTTATGAGCTGACCGTTAACTGGAACGTCAACGTTCATAGCCGCTTCAAGGGAGCGGATTGAGCTTATAGCGTGTACAGTGGTGCAGACACCGCAGAATCTCTGCGCGAAAACCCATGCGTCTCTGGGGTCACGCCCCATAAGGATCTTCTCGATCCCTCTCCACATCTGCGCAGAGGACCATGCCTTAGTAACCTGACCGCCGTCCACCTCAACATCTATTCTGAGGTGTCCTTCTATACGGGTAATAGGGTCAATCGTTATTCTTTTTCCCATTATTTAATCTCCTAAAAATATTAAGCGTTCTTCTTGTGCCCTTCAAGGTTGGGCATGATGGGGAACATTTTCACCAGCACCATGTAGCCGAGGATTTCAAAAGCCACGAGACCGAGGGTTATGAAAAACTCAGGCAGTGAGGGGAAATATTCCCATCCCTTAGCGGGGTTGAAGCCGATGATGTAAACGCTGAACCTGTACCATGAACCGCCTACGCAGAGCATAACGGCGGATACGAAGACCCATCTCGGCGACATTCTGAAATGCTTCCATGTCAGCATGTAAGCACCGCCGGCTATGAGCAGTGTTTCGACGAGGAACATTTTTGAATAGTAGTCTCCTGAAAAAGCCGTTGAGAGGTGTCCTCTGTGATAGAGGTCTGCAAAGCGGATAATAAGCCATGCCGCAGTGAGGTAGGGAACAACTTTAGCTATTACCCTTACCTCTTTCTCAAACGGTCTCCCGAAAACAACAGATGACAGTGTGGATTCAAAAATGATCACTGAGTAGCCTATGTACATGGCGTTTATGAGGAAAAGGATCGGGAGAAAGCCCGTCTGCCATATGGGGTTCAGTTTTGACCCGGCGATAATCATCATAGAGCCCAATGAGGACTGGTGCATAGTGGGAAGCGTGATACCCAGAACTATGAAGAAGATAAGTATCTTATCAAGCTTAGGGTATACTTTTCTGGCATATTCCTTGAGTTTCGGAAAACGGGGATTCTTGGAGTGCACGAACCTTTCCAGAATCGCAGGAAGAAGCTCAATGGCAAGAACCACGTTGTACGCCATAACGCAGACCGCAACCTCAAACATTACCGAGTTTACCTGCCAGCGTGAAGGCATGAAGAAGCTGTAAGCGTTCCAGTATCTTCCGAGATCCACCATAACGGAGAAGCCCGCGAGGGCGTAGCCGAAGAGTGATGTAACGATCGCAGAACGGATAAGGGGGTGATATTTCCAGCCGTTCATGATGTAGATCACGATCGCGAGAGCATAACCGCCGCAGGCAAGAGCCGTACCGGTGGCAACGTCATAGGCGATCCAGATACCCCACGGGAAACCGTCCGAAAGGTTACTCACAGCGCCGATACCCATTACATAACGGAGACCGATGCAGTAGAAGCCGATTACCGTGAAGGCAAGAAGCACCCAGAAAGACGGGGTGAGAATCTTCTCACGGTGTAGTGCCATATATTCATTACTTTTCGGAACCATGTTTATCCTCGTGTTTGGCATCGTGCCCGTGTCCGTGACCATGGTGATTTTTGCGGTTCTTAAGCGCTACGAAAGCGAGGAAACCGTAAAGAGCCACAGGCGCTACGAAGCCTTTGTAAATCGTGTGCTGAATGTTTTCGGAGAAAGCTGCGTTTGAGTCATGCTCAAGCTCTCTGAAACCGAGATTGTCGAAAGTTTCACCGGCGATATAGATAACGTTTGTTCCGCCGACTTCAAACTCTCCGTATATCTCTTTCTGATATTTATCAGGGTTTTCAGCAATCCTCTTTTTAGCTTCGGCAAGGAGGAAGTCCCTTTTGCCGAAGATTACCGCCTTCGTGGGGCAAACATCACAGCATGCCGGAATGCCTTTATCCTTAAGGTTGGTAAATTTGCAGAGGTCACATTTCACTATTTTCGGGAAAGCCTTGGGCCATTCAAACTTAGGAATGTTGAACGGGCAGGCAACCTGACAATAGCGGCAGCCGATGCAGATGTCTTTATCGTAGAAGACGATGCCTCTGCCCTTTTCCTGCTGCATTGCGCCAACAGGGCAGGCGGAAACGCATGAAGGCTTGATGCAGTGCATGCACTGGTACTTCACGTATGAGAAGTCACCTTCACCGTCTTTATAAAGTTTTATTATGTTTCTTGTCCTGTAGTCGAGGTCTTCGGGAGCGTCCCAAAGTCTGTCAGCGTCATTGGGCGCGGGAGCCGCGTCCATATCGTTGACATTTTTACAACTCGCTACGCATGCCTTACAGCCGACGCAGAGCGTGGCATCGTAAAGCATACCCACGGCTTCTTCATTTGCGGCGATGGGAGCAGAAGCTTCCGCCGCCAGCGGAGCGGCAGCAATTCCTGCGCCGCTGAGAGCCGCGAGTTTTATAAACTCACGCCTCGTCTTCTTCATCATTTTCCTCCTTCGGAAGGTTCGCAGCCACCATTGCGCTGGCACCTATCGCTGCGCCGCCTATGAGACCGACTATACCCGTAGTGAGCGGGTCAGCGCCTTTACCCCTGCTTTCAGGGTTGGCATTAGGGTAGAAATCAGGAGGAGTGGGGTGAT is a genomic window of Geovibrio thiophilus containing:
- the hybA gene encoding hydrogenase 2 operon protein HybA is translated as MMKKTRREFIKLAALSGAGIAAAPLAAEASAPIAANEEAVGMLYDATLCVGCKACVASCKNVNDMDAAPAPNDADRLWDAPEDLDYRTRNIIKLYKDGEGDFSYVKYQCMHCIKPSCVSACPVGAMQQEKGRGIVFYDKDICIGCRYCQVACPFNIPKFEWPKAFPKIVKCDLCKFTNLKDKGIPACCDVCPTKAVIFGKRDFLLAEAKKRIAENPDKYQKEIYGEFEVGGTNVIYIAGETFDNLGFRELEHDSNAAFSENIQHTIYKGFVAPVALYGFLAFVALKNRKNHHGHGHGHDAKHEDKHGSEK
- a CDS encoding type II secretion system protein — protein: MNAAAVPEKGFSLIELIFVIVVIGFLASFGYGMMNNAKNFSSERNTDAALNEVLLRASSEAAAARRMPTPSFFGEIKDGYGRNLRIMTADSADICSGSGGIPVTLCRNADCTEKEVFDGAAVFAVSAGEDGVFTTIADQTAVTVYPASQSNDDKTGWTGLNEIARHANCGEAFKIVTPQLPPVYSGSLYTAEIQSVPPAEKWCAESDPETAAMLNIRTDCSDESSYTEGSSLLISSFADVFSTPSVREVKAYALTGGRRASAVYAVPFYQAGFSPPQDHGFRLRTDNLSISNAEGGQGEGISPAEDENGDTTGFEVEGNPSAKSVCMWINNTFSLNEVFRMYYEVRTGYSDSDPLSTESSFGGYGLIVYPADQAGENMKCGLSGSSGLGYGGLSFDGLGFVLETDLYPDRNLDFSLYPSPNHLAVIPCAYPSGSKKICLGAHLSSVVPSCPDDSGCAEPDSSSVNWLEDKAVHPMRLEIHSGYADGACSSKSADGDYMLVKAWTDCKLCSELSYNYSGEKPSVSQCIPSGGGRMKSFRLGFTFGGETGSLLSFQNMLLSIR
- a CDS encoding nickel-dependent hydrogenase large subunit, with translation MGKRITIDPITRIEGHLRIDVEVDGGQVTKAWSSAQMWRGIEKILMGRDPRDAWVFAQRFCGVCTTVHAISSIRSLEAAMNVDVPVNGQLIRNMMIAQHSVQDHIVHFYHLSALDWVDIVSALSASPKKTAAIAQSLSDWPGNSVTEFAAVKEKLKSFVATGKLGIFGSGYWGHPAMKLSPEVNLMAVAHYLKALDYQRKAAQAVAILGGKNPHIQNLCLGGVATAVNVDNQATLNMERFAQLRVLMTETRDFVKKVLFPDVVAIGSMYKDWFKYGKGVNNYLAVPEFPLDEKMTKFDMNGGIVFNSEFNKMRVLKDHKDAYLIDNVTESVAHAWYEDGAPKNPFEGVTEPNYTDFSENGKYSWSKAPRLADKPVQVGPVAQILASYYNKDKEVVDLVNSSVKTLGISVGDLESTMGRHVTRAIRSVVMADKSLKYLDMLIENLAKGETAYANHVEMPMGEYRGVGFHEAPRGTLSHWIVIKDKKIANYQAVVPSTWNAGPRDEKGQAGPYEASLVGNPVADAHQPLEVIRTIHSFDPCIACAVHSIDPEGKELTNIKVR
- a CDS encoding HyaD/HybD family hydrogenase maturation endopeptidase, which translates into the protein MNVLVFGAGNILLGDEGFGVHMIQHMEKKFGAHANVELYDGGTMGIFATHKLEEAEHIIIIDTLDADGEPGEIRTYGLDDIRLNKIPAKMSPHQIGLQEVLLISEVRGKVPESVKLLGIIPKSLESGIDLSPELQGKVAVVEELILEELGSHGITLERRKDA
- the hybB gene encoding Ni/Fe-hydrogenase cytochrome b subunit → MALHREKILTPSFWVLLAFTVIGFYCIGLRYVMGIGAVSNLSDGFPWGIWIAYDVATGTALACGGYALAIVIYIMNGWKYHPLIRSAIVTSLFGYALAGFSVMVDLGRYWNAYSFFMPSRWQVNSVMFEVAVCVMAYNVVLAIELLPAILERFVHSKNPRFPKLKEYARKVYPKLDKILIFFIVLGITLPTMHQSSLGSMMIIAGSKLNPIWQTGFLPILFLINAMYIGYSVIIFESTLSSVVFGRPFEKEVRVIAKVVPYLTAAWLIIRFADLYHRGHLSTAFSGDYYSKMFLVETLLIAGGAYMLTWKHFRMSPRWVFVSAVMLCVGGSWYRFSVYIIGFNPAKGWEYFPSLPEFFITLGLVAFEILGYMVLVKMFPIMPNLEGHKKNA